The sequence below is a genomic window from Rudanella lutea DSM 19387.
CGCATGATTCTGGACATGAGCAACGACGAAACCGTGGCTCTGGCCGACGAGCTGAAGGCGATTCGGCTGTATCTGGAACTGGAGCAGATGCGGTTTGAAGACTCGTTGCACTGCCAGCTGGTAGTAGCCAACGATCTGGACATCGACCATATCCGTATTCCGTCGATGCTGATTCAGCCGTACATCGAAAACGCGATCAAACACGGGCTGATGCACAAAAAGCATGACCGCCATCTGTTGGTCGATTTCCGGCAAACGGGCCCGTGGCTGGAAGTGACCATCGACGACGACGGGGTGGGCCGCCAGAAATCGGCGGAGATTAACCAGCAACGCGCCCGCCGACACGAATCCTTTGCCACTCAGGCCAACCAAAAACGGCTGGAACTGCTCAACGACGGCGATCATTCGCACATTGGTATTCGTATCATCGACAAATACGACGCTTTCCATAAACCAGCCGGAACCACCGTTATTCTGCACATTCCGGTATTAACGTAACCACCTGCGTGAATGAATGATGAATAAGGCATAATGAACAATGACCTCATTGATTATCAACCCCTTCAGCATTCATTTTGCATTATACAGTATACATTTGATTTTGACTCAGTTATGCCAACCGCCCTCATTATCGACGATGAACAGAAAGCCCGCCAGTTGCTCAAGGCGATGCTGGCCGACTGCGCCCCCGGCCTGACCGTTCTGGCCGATTGCGACGACCTGCCCAGCGGGGTGAAAGCGATCAAAAAACTCAAACCGGATCTGGTCTTTCTCGACATCGAGATGCCGCACTACAGCGGCCTTGAGCTGATGGATTTTTTCAACGAAGATGAAATTGACTTTTATGTCATTTTCACCACGGCGTATAGCCAGTATGCCATTCAGGCGTTTCGGTTTTCGGCTATCGATTACCTGCTCAAACCGCTCAACATCGACCTGCTGCGGGAGGCCATCGAGCGGTTTCGGCTCAAAAAGGTGCGGGAAGCGCAGAACCTGTTTACCCTCAGGCACAACCTCATCAACCACAAATCGAAACGGATTGCCCTGCCCCAGACGAGCGGTTTCCGGTTTGTCGACAGCGCCGAAATTCTGTATGCCAAAGGCGACGGAGCCTATACCGATATTTTTCTGCGCTCGGGCGATAAGCTACTCATCAGCCGGAGTCTCAAATACCTCGAAACCCTACTCGAAGGCCTCGATGGATTTGTCCGTTGCCACAAATCGTATGTGGTCAATACCCAGTATGTAGCCTCGTACAGCCGTCAGGACGGCGGCTACATTACCCTCCACAATCAAACCCAAATCAGCGTTTCGCCCGACAAAGTCGATGCGGTGCTGAAAGCCTGTTGTTGACCATGAAAACCATTCGACTGATTCTGGCGGGCTGCCTGCTGTTCTGGCTGGGTTACCGGTTTGTGCGTATTCAGCTGGCCATGCCCCGCCCGGTCTCTGTTGAGCAAACAAAAAGCCCCTGACCCGGTTTATACGTTGTTTACGTTAACAACTCAACGACCATGAAAAAGATAATGATGACACTGGCACTGGCGGCCCTGACCGTTACGTTTGCCTCAGCTCAGGAAGTAAAGCAGGAAGCCAAAGAAACGGCCAATCAGGCTGGTGAAACGGCCAAAGCCGCCGGCCGCAAAGTAAGCCGCGAGACCCGCCAGGCAAGCCGCGAACTGAAACGCGAAGCCCGCAAAACCGGCGACGCTATCGACCGGGCCGCTACCAACACGAAGCAAGATGTGAAGCGGGGCACCAACAAGGCGCTGAACAAAACTGAGCGGGGCCTGAAAAAAGCCGAACGCAAGCTGGACGATTCGAAGTAAGAATCCACCTATACCATAAGCCGTTGGGGGCCTGCCAAATACACGCGTGTATTTGGCAGGCCCCCAACGGCTTTTTTAATTACTTCGACCGGATGGCAATTACCGGATCGAGCCGGGCGGCCGAGATGGCTGGCAAAATCCCCGCCAACACGCCAATCAGGCTCGATGTACCCAACCCAAGGGCAATATTGCCCGCTGTGAGCACCACATCGAGGTTACCCAACGGTATAAACGAGAGCAGGTACACCAGAAATACCCCAACCAGACCGCCGACCAGCGAGAGCATAACCGACTCGAACAGAAACTGGAACAGGATAAAGTAATTCTTGGCCCCCAGCGATTTCTGAATACCAATGATGTTGATTCGCTCTTTTACCGACACAAACATGATGTTGGCAATACCAAACCCACCGACCAGAATCGAGAAGCTGCCGATAACCCAACCCGCAATGGTGAGCACGGCAAATACCCCGCCAATGGCTTTGGCAATGGCCTCGGGGCGGTTGATGGCAAAATTGTCGTCCTGCGTGGGTTTCAGACTCCGGCGGGCCCGCATCAACCCCCGAATTTCGCCTTCCAGGTTTTGCAGCCCTTCGTCTTCAGGGTAGCCTTTTACGGCAATGGTTACGCTGGGCCGGATCGACTGGAACAGTTTGGCAAAGGTGCCGTACGGAATCAGGCACCGCCGGTCGGGGTTGCCACCAATTTCGAGCACCCCGGAGCCTTTCTTTTCCTGAACGGCAATCACCTGGAAGTTCAGCCCGTTGATCTTCATCATTTTACCAACGGCGTACTGATTCGGGAAGAGGGTTTCGGCCACTTCGGAGCCGATAATGACTACGTTACGCGCCGACTCCTGCTCCTGCGGGGCAAAGTAGCGGCCCTCGCCAATGGGTACCTCCGAAATCTGGTTGTAGTCCATCGTGACGCCCGAGATCCGAACGGGCAAACTGTTGTTCCCGTTTTTCACGATCACATTGCCCCGTCCTCCCATAGCGCAAATGGCCTCGGCATTCTCCAGCCGCTCGGCCAGAGCCCGGTAGTCGTTATAAGTCGGTTCGGGCCACTGAAAATACTTCCACCAGCGGTACTCCGACCCAAACTCAAACGGCCACTTTTGTACGTACACGACCCGATCGCCCAGAAAGTTCAGACTTTCCTTTACGTTGCGTTCGAGCGAGTCGACCATCGTGAACACCGCAATGATGGCGAAGATACCGATGGTTACGCCCAGCAGCGAGAGCGTGGTACGCAGCAGGTTAGACCGCAGCGCCTGCCAGGCAAAGCGAAAGCTTTCGAGTATTTGTCGGATAAATTTCAATGGCGAAAGAGCGAAAGACTGAAAGAGCGAGTTGGCCAACCCGCTTTTCTTCCGCTCATGCGAATTTACTTCGCTCTTTGTCTCTTTCGCTCTTTCGCTCTTTCACTTTTACACCAACGCCCGCTATGGCGGATAATCGGTTGCTATTCGATGATCACGGCCGTGCCGTTGGCACTCACCATGAGCATAGACCCGTTGCCCCCAATGGTCTGGTAATCCAGATCAACGCCCACAATGGCGTTGGCACCCAACCGATGGGCCTGATCCATCATGTCTTTGATCGCGATGCTCTTGGCTTCGCGGAGCCCCTGCTCGTAGGCCCCCGAACGCCCGCCTACAATGTCGCTAATCCCGGCAAAAAAGTCTTTAACCAGATTGGCCCCGATAATGGCCTCACCGTTGACCAGCCCAATGTACCGGGTAATCCGTTTACCTTCGAGGGTTGGGGTAGTTGTGATAATCATATAGTGTATACTGGAGTCGATGGCCCGGTTAAGAAACGGCGCAAAGAACGGGCGCGTTGCGCGTTTTGCAAAAAAACCGCCTGTGTGGTTGTATGAGCGGTTTACAGACTGGCTGTAAGGGTCGAAAACGGGGTTCAACGCCGGCTCCGAACGGCAATACTTAGCGTACGAGTAAACTTTTAGGCCGTTTGTTTGTCAAAGGATAAACGTAAACCACGCAGTAGGTTGCGTTTTTGTCCTAACAACGTGAGTTATGAAAAACAAAGCCTATATCTTGTTGGGATGGCTAGTAGTAGCTACGCCCATGGCCACCTACGCTCAGAGCGTGGGGCAGGCCGTTATGGAAGGTTTAGCCTCCATAACCCTCTCTGATCAACAGGTAGCCCAGCTCTCGCAGCAGGCTGTACAACAAATGGATGCCCAAAACCCGGTGGCGGGCCCCAACGACCCGTACACGCAGCGCCTGAACCGGATTGTCCGTCGGCACCGCACCGTGAGCGGCATCCCGATCAACTATAAAGTGTACAAAGTAAAAGACGTAAATGCTTTTGCCACGGCCGATGGTAGCGTGCGGGTATTTCAGGGTCTCATGGATATCATGACCGACAGCGAGTTGCTGGCCATCATGGGCCACGAAATTGGCCACGTAGTCAATAAAGATACCCGCGACGCCATGAAGAGCGCCCTGCGCCGGTCGGCGTTTATCAATCTGGGGGCTTCGCAGGGGGGAGCCATCGGGGCACTGTCGCGGTCGCAGGCCACGGCTTTGGCCAACGGCCTCTACAGTGCGTCGTTTAGCCGTCGGCAGGAAACCGAAGCCGACGATTATAGCTACACGTTTCTGCGAAAGAACGGCTACAGCGTTTTGGCGTTGGCCTCCTCGTTTGAGAAGCTGGCCAAACTGAGCGGAGGTAGCGGGGGCGGCCGTGTCGCCGAGATTGTTTCGAGCCACCCCGATAGCCAGAAACGAGCCCAACGCATTCGGGACCGCGCGCGCCGGGACGGAGTCAGACGTTGATTCGCCAAAGGATAAAACCGGAGCCGCCGACCACCTAGTTAGCGGCTCCGGTTTTTGTCTGTCTGGGACCCACTACCTAACAAATTCTGGGCCCTATGACCCGGGCAGGGCCAATCTTATTTTCATTCCTTATTTTTGCCCAACTCACCCCCTGGAAGTTAAGAAGCTATTTGAATTAATCGATTTGGCCGCTAATGGCGTCTTTTGACTCTTGCCATCGTCACTTTTTTGAGCCGTAGCGCTGCTACGACTTGCAAAAATCGCCTTGCCAAAAGCCAAAATTCACTCATTATCCGCTCAAATCGCTAACTCAAACAGCTTCTAAACCTGACTTTTAGGACACTCAGGTTATGAACGACTTACCCCCCCACGCCAAATCATTGTCTGACCGCGAAG
It includes:
- a CDS encoding LytR/AlgR family response regulator transcription factor — translated: MPTALIIDDEQKARQLLKAMLADCAPGLTVLADCDDLPSGVKAIKKLKPDLVFLDIEMPHYSGLELMDFFNEDEIDFYVIFTTAYSQYAIQAFRFSAIDYLLKPLNIDLLREAIERFRLKKVREAQNLFTLRHNLINHKSKRIALPQTSGFRFVDSAEILYAKGDGAYTDIFLRSGDKLLISRSLKYLETLLEGLDGFVRCHKSYVVNTQYVASYSRQDGGYITLHNQTQISVSPDKVDAVLKACC
- a CDS encoding ABC transporter permease, which gives rise to MKFIRQILESFRFAWQALRSNLLRTTLSLLGVTIGIFAIIAVFTMVDSLERNVKESLNFLGDRVVYVQKWPFEFGSEYRWWKYFQWPEPTYNDYRALAERLENAEAICAMGGRGNVIVKNGNNSLPVRISGVTMDYNQISEVPIGEGRYFAPQEQESARNVVIIGSEVAETLFPNQYAVGKMMKINGLNFQVIAVQEKKGSGVLEIGGNPDRRCLIPYGTFAKLFQSIRPSVTIAVKGYPEDEGLQNLEGEIRGLMRARRSLKPTQDDNFAINRPEAIAKAIGGVFAVLTIAGWVIGSFSILVGGFGIANIMFVSVKERINIIGIQKSLGAKNYFILFQFLFESVMLSLVGGLVGVFLVYLLSFIPLGNLDVVLTAGNIALGLGTSSLIGVLAGILPAISAARLDPVIAIRSK
- a CDS encoding heavy metal-binding domain-containing protein, giving the protein MIITTTPTLEGKRITRYIGLVNGEAIIGANLVKDFFAGISDIVGGRSGAYEQGLREAKSIAIKDMMDQAHRLGANAIVGVDLDYQTIGGNGSMLMVSANGTAVIIE
- a CDS encoding M48 family metallopeptidase is translated as MKNKAYILLGWLVVATPMATYAQSVGQAVMEGLASITLSDQQVAQLSQQAVQQMDAQNPVAGPNDPYTQRLNRIVRRHRTVSGIPINYKVYKVKDVNAFATADGSVRVFQGLMDIMTDSELLAIMGHEIGHVVNKDTRDAMKSALRRSAFINLGASQGGAIGALSRSQATALANGLYSASFSRRQETEADDYSYTFLRKNGYSVLALASSFEKLAKLSGGSGGGRVAEIVSSHPDSQKRAQRIRDRARRDGVRR